The following coding sequences lie in one Isoptericola variabilis 225 genomic window:
- a CDS encoding LCP family protein, which yields MTRRPVRHAAPRIQPTRGPAHARNLRGHGALRAVGMAATAVLAFVGVGGATAAVTLTGNITAVDAEEALGEDRPDKVVPDDPNAGVPLNILVLGSDSREGVNADVVADGNEGARADTTMILHISADRSRVEVVSVPRDSTVDIPSCPTSSGGETAPLYKTKFNAAFASGYDTGGDVESGALCVMKTLETLTDVRMDGFVVVDFAGFQKMIDAIGGVEICIPQRIESRKADNLVLEAGVQELDGLTALKYARARTGAGLGDGSDIGRIGRQQELMAALARTVLDQNLLTDSPQLLQFLGAVTGSLTMSSNFASVQGLAGLAYSVRNVRPDTIAFMTVPFEYDPDNPANVVWTSEAADVWDNMNYDRPLSDAVAQPEAEASPSPSTSAGEGTAGEQPAAPEEPAPSEEAPEAEPAPDAASPEPSPTRTREAGKEAFTSADVTAVCGSTVG from the coding sequence GTGACTCGCCGTCCCGTCCGCCACGCCGCGCCCAGGATCCAGCCCACCCGGGGTCCTGCGCACGCCCGGAACCTGCGGGGTCACGGCGCGCTGCGTGCGGTCGGCATGGCCGCGACGGCCGTCCTCGCCTTCGTGGGCGTCGGCGGCGCCACGGCGGCCGTGACGCTCACGGGCAACATCACCGCGGTCGACGCCGAGGAGGCGCTCGGCGAGGACCGCCCCGACAAGGTGGTCCCGGACGACCCGAACGCGGGCGTCCCCCTGAACATCCTGGTGCTGGGCTCCGACTCGCGCGAGGGCGTCAACGCGGACGTGGTCGCGGACGGCAACGAGGGCGCGCGCGCCGACACGACGATGATCCTGCACATCTCGGCGGACCGGTCGCGCGTCGAGGTCGTGTCGGTGCCGCGCGACTCGACGGTCGACATCCCCTCGTGCCCCACGTCGTCCGGCGGCGAGACCGCACCCCTGTACAAGACCAAGTTCAACGCGGCCTTCGCGTCGGGGTACGACACGGGGGGCGACGTCGAGTCCGGCGCCCTGTGCGTCATGAAGACGCTCGAGACCCTGACCGACGTGCGGATGGACGGCTTCGTCGTCGTGGACTTCGCGGGGTTCCAGAAGATGATCGACGCCATCGGCGGCGTCGAGATATGCATCCCGCAGCGGATCGAGTCCCGCAAGGCCGACAACCTCGTGCTCGAGGCGGGCGTCCAGGAGCTCGACGGGCTGACGGCGCTCAAGTACGCCCGCGCGCGGACGGGTGCCGGACTGGGCGACGGCTCGGACATCGGCCGCATCGGCCGCCAGCAGGAGCTCATGGCCGCGCTCGCGCGCACGGTGCTCGACCAGAACCTGCTCACCGACTCGCCGCAGCTGCTCCAGTTCCTCGGGGCGGTCACCGGGTCCCTCACGATGAGCTCGAACTTCGCCTCCGTCCAGGGACTCGCCGGTCTGGCGTACTCCGTGCGCAACGTGCGCCCTGACACGATCGCGTTCATGACCGTCCCGTTCGAGTACGACCCCGACAACCCGGCCAACGTGGTGTGGACGAGCGAGGCGGCGGACGTCTGGGACAACATGAACTACGACCGGCCCCTGAGCGACGCCGTCGCGCAGCCGGAGGCCGAGGCCTCCCCGAGCCCGTCGACGAGCGCCGGCGAGGGGACCGCCGGCGAGCAGCCGGCGGCGCCCGAGGAGCCGGCGCCGTCCGAGGAGGCGCCCGAGGCGGAGCCCGCGCCGGACGCCGCCTCGCCCGAGCCCTCGCCCACCCGCACCCGCGAGGCGGGCAAGGAGGCGTTCACGAGCGCCGACGTGACCGCCGTGTGCGGATCGACGGTGGGATGA